The Drosophila nasuta strain 15112-1781.00 chromosome 2L, ASM2355853v1, whole genome shotgun sequence genome window below encodes:
- the LOC132793510 gene encoding lipase 1, translating to MLGLLCLSLCWTASKAGYMEDNFPASVIEDGTLTTLQLLAKYKYPGEEHTVTTEDKYLLHVHRIPRPGAKPVLLVHGLQDASSTWIMMGPHSGLGYFLYDNGYDVWMANVRGNRYSRGHLKLNANTDKSYWSFSWHEIGFYDLPATIDAILAKTGYSKLSYIGHSQGTTSFFVMASTRPEYNDKVHVMQALAPVAFMTHVKAPLISVARSSMNILGDNFEVLPHSSLPTAQCMSSAIHLQTCFYYIWLILGKNPGELNRTMTPVLMGQLPAGANSKQVRHYLQLQPTSRFGQYDYGADNQRIYGRATPPDYPLERITAPVGLYYAQNDYLSAVEDVQRLAKRLPNVVVNHLYANKKFNHVYMVWGISSRRLAQPKFLEVMRLWEAGGPQNGTATTTEIMPTTTEDTEVTEEEDIPTEPTEMEQPSTEQSEIEQTTTEKSQTEQASTEQSEMKQPEMEKSETEQPDIEENYAK from the exons ATGCTCGGATTGCTCTGCCTCAGCCTCTGCTGGACAGCAAGCAAAGCGGGATATATGGAGGATAACTTTCCGGCGAGTGTCATTGAAGACGGCACGCTCACAACG CTGCAATTGTTGGCCAAATACAAATATCCGGGAGAAGAGCACACGGTGACCACTGAGGATAAGTATCTGCTGCACGTGCATCGCATACCGAGACCAGGCGCAAAACCTGTGCTGTTGGTACATGGTCTGCAGGATGCCTCCAGCACTTGGATTATGATGGGACCTCACAGTGGTCTGGGTTATTTTCTCTACGATAATGGCTACGATGTCTGGATGGCGAATGTGCGAGGCAATCGGTATTCGCGAGGCCATCTCAAGCTCAATGCGAATACGGACAAAAGCTACTGGAGTTTCTCGTGGCATGAGATTGGCTTTTATGATTTGCCGGCCACGATTGATGCCATTCTGGCAAAGACGGGCTACAGCAAGCTGAGTTATATTGGACACTCGCAGGGTACGACATCGTTCTTTGTGATGGCCTCCACTCGACCCGAATACAATGACAAGGTGCATGTGATGCAGGCTCTGGCGCCGGTGGCATTCATGACGCATGTTAAGGCGCCGCTGATTTCGGTGGCACGTTCCAGCATGAATATTCTTGGTGACAACTTTGAAGTGCTGCCACATTCGAGTCTGCCGACCGCGCAATGCATGTCATCGGCCATACATCTGCAGACTTGTTTCTACTACATTTGGTTGATATTGGGCAAAAACCCAGGCGAGCTAAATCGA ACTATGACACCGGTGCTTATGGGTCAATTGCCAGCTGGCGCCAATTCCAAGCAGGTGCGACATTATCTTCAGCTACAACCAACGTCGCGCTTCGGCCAATACGACTATGGCGCTGATAATCAACGCATCTATGGACGTGCAACACCGCCAGACTATCCGCTGGAGCGCATTACGGCGCCGGTTGGTTTGTATTACGCACAGAATGATTATCTGTCGGCTGTCGAGGATGTGCAGCGTTTGGCCAAACGGCTGCCGAATGTTGTGGTGAATCACTTGTATGCTAACAAGAAGTTTAATCACGTCTACATGGTTTGGGGCATCAGCTCCAGGCGCTTGGCTCAGCCCAAATTTCTCGAGGTGATGCGACTGTGGGAAGCTGGCGGACCGCAAAATGGAACTGCGACCACCACCGAGATAATGCCGACAACTACAGAGGATACGGAGGTAACTGAGGAGGAGGACATTCCAACTGAACCAACCGAGATGGAGCAGCCTTCAACGGAACAGTCTGAGATAGAGCAGACGACGACAGAAAAGTCACAGACGGAGCAAGCTTCAACAGAACAGTCTGAGATGAAGCAGCCAGAGATGGAAAAATCAGAGACAGAGCAGCCTGACATAGAGGAAAATTACGCCAAGTAA